From the genome of Glycine max cultivar Williams 82 chromosome 2, Glycine_max_v4.0, whole genome shotgun sequence, one region includes:
- the LOC100782551 gene encoding WAT1-related protein At5g64700 yields MSHTEFGGVIEGKIRMNTLKKWFTSSQAILSMVLVQLFVTGLQLLSRVILVKGSFIGALITYRHIVAAICVAPFALYFERGLTKKFTWKVWFWLFINALMGMTLAQGLFYYGLRDTSATFSVNFLNLVPITTFFTSIICRMEKLRLQTWAGKAKCVGAILCVGGALVNSLYKGKEFYLGHHSHHAQTATAAHKTNMLRGTLFLICSCFSLTAWFIAQVKLLRIFPLRFWGTMIACILAAIQAAIIGAFLDSSKASWRLEWDLQLITIVYSGALATAASFCFLSWAIKIKGPSYPPMFNPLALIFVAISEAIVLGQPIGVETLVGMVLIIMGLYFFLWGKNNDTQRLPQPNGLTSMPDTSIVAPSSSPTDTSVLLQIDKTCNKN; encoded by the exons ATGAGTCACACAGAATTTGGTGGAGTAATTGAGGGAAAGATCAGGATGAACACTTTGAAGAAATGGTTCACTTCTTCTCAGGCTATATTGAGCATGGTACTAGTGCAACTTTTTGTAACTGGGTTGCAGCTTCTGTCAAGGGTTATATTGGTTAAAGGCTCTTTCATTGGTGCACTTATTACTTATCGTCATATTGTTGCTGCAATTTGTGTTGCTCCCTTTGCGCTTTACTTCGAAAG AGGCCTCACAAAGAAGTTCACTTGGAAGGTTTGGTTTTGGCTATTCATTAATGCATTAATGGG GATGACCCTAGCACAAGGATTGTTCTATTATGGTCTGCGAGACACTTCAGCTACCTTCTCAGTCAATTTTCTCAACTTAGTTCCAATAACCACCTTCTTTACGTCTATCATATGCAG AATGGAGAAACTGAGGTTGCAAACATGGGCAGGTAAAGCTAAGTGTGTAGGGGCAATTTTGTGTGTTGGTGGAGCATTAGTTAATAGTCTTTACAAAGGGAAGGAGTTTTATCTTGGTCACCATAGTCATCACGCTCAAACTGCTACTGCAGCACACAAAACCAACATGCTTCGTGGCACTTTGTTTTTGATTTGCAGTTGCTTCTCTTTAACGGCCTGGTTTATTGCGCAA gTGAAGTTGCTTAGAATATTTCCACTGAGGTTTTGGGGAACAATGATAGCATGCATTCTCGCAGCAATTCAAGCAGCAATAATAGGTGCCTTCTTAGATTCCAGTAAAGCTTCGTGGAGATTAGAGTGGGATCTACAACTAATCACTATAGTATATTCG GGAGCACTCGCTACGGCTGCTTCATTTTGCTTTTTATCTTGGGCAATTAAAATCAAAGGACCTAGTTATCCTCCAATGTTCAATCCCTTGGCTCTTATTTTTGTGGCCATATCAGAAGCTATTGTACTTGGACAACCAATAGGAGTCGAAAC GTTGGTGGGCATGGTTTTGATCATAATGGGATTGTACTTCTTTTTGTGGGGCAAAAACAATGACACACAGAGATTGCCTCAACCAAATGGACTAACAAGCATGCCTGATACATCTATAGTCGCACCAAGTTCTTCTCCTACCGACACTAGTGTGCTTCTTCAAATTGACAAGACTTgtaataaaaactga
- the LOC100792281 gene encoding WAT1-related protein At2g37450 isoform X2 — protein sequence MREGKSDTNKAMEEKKRGFKEWFTSSQVLLGMILVQIFLTGLQLLSRIILVRGFFIFSLIVYRHLVAAICVAPFAFYFERMVLAQGLFYYGLRDTSATYSVNFLNLVPISTFFTSIIFRWEKLGLHTWAGRAKCGGAILCVGGALATSLYKGKEFYLGHHSHHVQIVVAAHKTHMLRGTFLLICSCFSYTTWFIVQVQLLKVFPLRYTGTMLACILAAIQGGIIGICIDSRKAAWRLEWNLQLVTILYSGALATAATFSLLSWVITIKGPSYPPMFNPLGLIFVAFSEAIILGEPLTVGMLLGMILIMVGLYFFLWGKNNETKRMVQQPIVSIAEVSNVTDLSTGAESVATIVPNSSPTNSVILELEKSDKN from the exons TCACATCATCCCAAGTTCTATTGGGTATGATACTAGTACAAATTTTTCTTACTGGGTTGCAGTTACTATCAAGGATCATATTGGTTCGTGGCTTTTTCATCTTTTCCCTCATTGTATATCGTCACCTTGTTGCTGCTATTTGTGTTGCCCCCTTTGCATTCTACTTTGAAAG GATGGTTCTGGCTCAAGGATTATTCTATTATGGTTTGAGAGATACTTCTGCCACTTACTCTGTCAATTTTCTCAACTTGGTTCCTATATCCACCTTCTTTACCTCTATCATATTTAG ATGGGAGAAATTGGGTCTGCACACTTGGGCGGGTAGAGCTAAGTGTGGAGGGGCAATTTTGTGTGTTGGGGGAGCATTAGCTACCAGTCTTTACAAAGGGAAGGAATTTTATCTTGGTCATCATAGTCATCATGTTCAAATTGTTGTTGCGGCACACAAAACTCACATGCTTCGGGGCACTTTCCTTTTGATTTGCAGTTGCTTCTCATACACAACATGGTTTATTGTTCAA GTCCAATTGCTTAAAGTATTTCCACTAAGGTATACAGGAACAATGCTAGCATGCATTTTGGCAGCAATTCAAGGAGGAATAATAGGTATTTGCATAGATTCCAGAAAAGCTGCTTGGAGATTAGAGTGGAATTTACAATTGGTCACTATATTGTACTCG gGAGCACTAGCTACAGCTGCTACATTCAGCCTACTATCTTGGGTAATTACAATCAAAGGACCAAGTTATCCCCCAATGTTCAATCCCCTAGGTCTTATTTTTGTGGCCTTTTCAGAAGCTATCATACTTGGCGAACCATTAACCGTTGGAAT GTTGCTAGGCATGATTTTGATCATGGTAGGATTATACTTCTTTTTGTGGGGCAAAAACAATGAGACTAAACGCATGGTTCAACAACCAATTGTATCAATTGCAGAAGTATCAAACGTGACTGATTTGTCTACTGGGGCAGAATCAGTGGCCACAATAGTGCCAAATTCTTCACCTACAAATTCAGTAATTCTAGAACTTGAAAAGTctgacaaaaactaa
- the LOC100792281 gene encoding WAT1-related protein At5g64700 isoform X1, giving the protein MREGKSDTNKAMEEKKRGFKEWFTSSQVLLGMILVQIFLTGLQLLSRIILVRGFFIFSLIVYRHLVAAICVAPFAFYFERGRTKKYTLKVWFWLFVNALTGMVLAQGLFYYGLRDTSATYSVNFLNLVPISTFFTSIIFRWEKLGLHTWAGRAKCGGAILCVGGALATSLYKGKEFYLGHHSHHVQIVVAAHKTHMLRGTFLLICSCFSYTTWFIVQVQLLKVFPLRYTGTMLACILAAIQGGIIGICIDSRKAAWRLEWNLQLVTILYSGALATAATFSLLSWVITIKGPSYPPMFNPLGLIFVAFSEAIILGEPLTVGMLLGMILIMVGLYFFLWGKNNETKRMVQQPIVSIAEVSNVTDLSTGAESVATIVPNSSPTNSVILELEKSDKN; this is encoded by the exons TCACATCATCCCAAGTTCTATTGGGTATGATACTAGTACAAATTTTTCTTACTGGGTTGCAGTTACTATCAAGGATCATATTGGTTCGTGGCTTTTTCATCTTTTCCCTCATTGTATATCGTCACCTTGTTGCTGCTATTTGTGTTGCCCCCTTTGCATTCTACTTTGAAAG AGGCCGCACAAAGAAATATACTTTGAAAGTTTGGTTTTGGCTCTTTGTTAACGCATTGACAGG GATGGTTCTGGCTCAAGGATTATTCTATTATGGTTTGAGAGATACTTCTGCCACTTACTCTGTCAATTTTCTCAACTTGGTTCCTATATCCACCTTCTTTACCTCTATCATATTTAG ATGGGAGAAATTGGGTCTGCACACTTGGGCGGGTAGAGCTAAGTGTGGAGGGGCAATTTTGTGTGTTGGGGGAGCATTAGCTACCAGTCTTTACAAAGGGAAGGAATTTTATCTTGGTCATCATAGTCATCATGTTCAAATTGTTGTTGCGGCACACAAAACTCACATGCTTCGGGGCACTTTCCTTTTGATTTGCAGTTGCTTCTCATACACAACATGGTTTATTGTTCAA GTCCAATTGCTTAAAGTATTTCCACTAAGGTATACAGGAACAATGCTAGCATGCATTTTGGCAGCAATTCAAGGAGGAATAATAGGTATTTGCATAGATTCCAGAAAAGCTGCTTGGAGATTAGAGTGGAATTTACAATTGGTCACTATATTGTACTCG gGAGCACTAGCTACAGCTGCTACATTCAGCCTACTATCTTGGGTAATTACAATCAAAGGACCAAGTTATCCCCCAATGTTCAATCCCCTAGGTCTTATTTTTGTGGCCTTTTCAGAAGCTATCATACTTGGCGAACCATTAACCGTTGGAAT GTTGCTAGGCATGATTTTGATCATGGTAGGATTATACTTCTTTTTGTGGGGCAAAAACAATGAGACTAAACGCATGGTTCAACAACCAATTGTATCAATTGCAGAAGTATCAAACGTGACTGATTTGTCTACTGGGGCAGAATCAGTGGCCACAATAGTGCCAAATTCTTCACCTACAAATTCAGTAATTCTAGAACTTGAAAAGTctgacaaaaactaa